A genomic region of Phragmites australis chromosome 2, lpPhrAust1.1, whole genome shotgun sequence contains the following coding sequences:
- the LOC133908788 gene encoding protein DOG1-like 3 — protein MDQARYVACYRQWIAGQEAGLGELVAASANAAAGRATDAELRAVVERCMLGYQDYVTGRRALSREVGTAFFAPPWCTAFENSVLWLGGCRPSMSIRLLYSLSGEGLETHLEEFISGRISMPGGTGLLGITAGQLALINDLHHRTLRQEDALSERLATLQEDIADRPLLPIVRARERERAMAMAQLGAAGAGCNDVVGRLGLAGPGGVDAEVDAALESYKVGLARLLNEADGLRMATTRALATEILTPPQAVEMLMAAKQLHLSVRDWSRRGEGGQQQLALRAATAASAVRPNP, from the coding sequence ATGGACCAGGCGCGGTATGTCGCGTGCTACCGCCAGTGGATCGCCGGCCAGGAGGCGGGCCTCGGCGAGCTCGTGGCGGCGTCGGCCAATGCCGCGGCCGGGCGCGCCACGGACGCCGAGCTGCGGGCGGTCGTGGAGCGGTGCATGCTCGGGTACCAGGACTACGTCACCGGCAGGCGCGCGCTGTCGCGGGAGGTCGGCACGGCCTTCTTCGCCCCGCCCTGGTGCACTGCCTTCGAGAACTCCGTGCTCtggctcgggggctgccgcccGTCGATGTCCATCCGGCTGCTGTACTCCCTCTCCGGCGAGGGCCTGGAGACGCACCTCGAGGAGTTCATCAGCGGCCGCATCAGCATGCCTGGGGGCACGGGCCTCCTGGGGATCACGGCTGGGCAGCTGGCGCTCATCAAtgatctccatcaccggacgcTGCGGCAGGAGGATGCCCTCTCGGAGCGGCTCGCCACCCTGCAGGAGGACATCGCCGACCGCCCGCTCCTGCCCATCGTGCGGGCGCGCGAGCGCGAGCGTGCCATGGCGATGGCACAGCTgggcgccgccggcgccggctgcaACGACGTGGTCGGGCGGCTCGGGTTGGCGGGGCCAGGAGGCGTCGACGCCGAGGTGGACGCGGCGTTGGAGAGCTACAAGGTCGGGCTGGCACGGCTACTGAACGAAGCCGACGGGCTGCGGATGGCGACGACGCGGGCGCTGGCGACGGAGATCCTGACGCCGCCGCAGGCGGTGGAGATGCTCATGGCCGCCAAGCAGCTGCACCTCTCGGTGCGCGACTGGAGCCGTAGGGGGGAAGGCGGTCAGCAACAGCTTGCGctccgcgccgcaacggccgcCTCCGCCGTCCGCCCGAACCCATGA